One Xiphophorus maculatus strain JP 163 A chromosome 9, X_maculatus-5.0-male, whole genome shotgun sequence DNA segment encodes these proteins:
- the exoc1 gene encoding exocyst complex component 1 isoform X4, with amino-acid sequence MTAIKHALQRDIFTPNDERLLGIVNVCKAGKKKKNCFLCATVTTERPVQVKVVKVKKSDKGDFYKRQQAWELRDLTVVDAKDASKENPEFDLHFEKVYKWLASSTAEKNSFISCIWKLNQRYLRKKLEFVNVSSQLLEESVPSGESQSVAGGDEDALEEYQELSAREEQDIESMMEMCEFAVSNAEAFAEKLFKELQVLDGANIQSIMASEKQVNILMQLLDEALAEVDTIEGKLSSYEEMLQSVKDQMDQISQSNRLIQISNTNNGKLLDEIQFLVNYMDLSKGHIRALQEGDLTSPRGIEACISASEALLQCMNVALRPGHEQLAAVNQQQKLFAELRDTFARRLTNHLNNVFVHQGHDQSSTLSQNTAELTLPKHSPLHRDLLRYAKLMEWLKNTHREKYEGLSRTYVDYMNRLYEREIKDFFEVAKIKMAGTSKEAKGKFGLHGSSGKLTGSTSSLNKLTVQGSNSRRSQSSSLLDMGNMSASDMDVADRTKFDKIFEQVLSELEPLCLAEQDFISKFFKLQQHQTVLPPLAQPETEEADGSVPSRMPPQADHRHSLSSEKDMVRLMMNKIFQSIEPELNSLIALGDKIDSFHSLYMLVKMSHHVWTAENVDPASFLSTTLGNVLVTVKRNFDKCISGQIKQMEEVKISKKSKVGILPFVTRFEEFAELAETIFRNAERRGDLDKAYVKLIRAVFMNVEKVASESQKTPRDVVMMENFHHIFSTLSRLKISCLDAERREAKHKYTDHLQSYVINSLGQPLEKLNHFFEGVEARVAQGVREEEVSYQLAFNKQELRKVIKEYPGKEVKKGLDNLYKKVDKHLCEEESLLQVVWHSMQDEFIRQYKHFEGLIGRCYPGSGITMEFTIQDMLEYFSSIAQSH; translated from the exons ATGACAGCCATCAAGCACGCTCTCCAGAGGGACATCTTCACGCCCAACGATGAGCGTCTCCTCGGGATAGTAAACGTCTGCAAggcaggaaagaaaaagaaaaactgcttcCTGTGCGCCACAG TCACCACGGAAAGGCCTGTACAAGTTAAAGTGgttaaagtgaaaaaatctgacaaaggCGACTTCTACAAGAGGCAGCAGGCGTGGGAACTCCGAGACCTGACAGTAGTGGATGCTAAAGATGCAAGCAAG GAGAATCCTGAGTTTGATCTCCATTTCGAGAAGGTCTACAAGTGGTTGGCTAGCAGCACAGCAGAGAAGAACTCCTTCATTTCCTGTATTTGGAAGCTGAACCAGCGTTATCTGAGGAAGAAGCTGGAGTTTGTCAATGTCAGTTCTCAGCTTCTTGAAG agtcGGTGCCGAGCGGTGAGAGTCAGAGCGTTGCAGGCGGTGACGAAGATGCCCTGGAAGAGTACCAGGAGCTCAGCGCGCGTGAGGAGCAGGACATCGAGAGCATGATGGAGATGTGCGAGTTTGCCGTCTCCAACGCGGAAGCTTTCGCAGAGAAGCTCTTTAAggagctgcaggttttagaCGGG GCCAACATTCAGTCCATCATGGCATCGGAGAAGCAGGTGAACATCCTGATGCAGCTCCTGGACGAGGCTCTGGCCGAGGTTGACACCATCGAGGGGAAGCTGAGCAGCTACGAGGAGATGCTGCAGAGCGTCAAGGACCAGATGGACCAGATCTCTCAGAGCAACCGCCTCATTCAGATTAGCAACACCAACAACGGCAAGCTGCTGGACGAGATCCAGTTTTTAGTG AACTACATGGACTTGTCAAAGGGACACATCAGGGCCTTGCAGGAGGGAGACCTGACCTCGCCTAGAGGTATAGAGGCGTGCATCAGTGCCTCTGAAGCTCTGCTGCAGTGCATGAATGTGGCTCTACGGCCAG GCCATGAGCAGCTGGCGGCCGTTAACCAGCAGCAGAAGCTGTTCGCTGAGCTGAGAGATACTTTTGCTCGTCGCCTCACCAATCATCTCAATAATGTGTTTGTTCACCAG GGGCACGATCAGAGCTCCACCTTGTCTCAGAACACGGCAGAACTGACCCTGCCCAAACACAGCCCCCTCCACAGGGACCTGCTACGCTACGCCAAGCTGATGGAGTGGCTGAAGAACACCCACAGGGAGAAGTACGAAGGCCTGTCGAGG ACTTATGTCGATTACATGAACCGACTGTATGAGAGGGAAATCAAAGACTTCTTCGAAGTTGCCAAAATAAAGATGGCGGGTACATCCAAGGAAGCAAAGGGCAAGTTTG GCCTGCATGGCAGCTCTGGGAAGCTTACAGGCTCCACCTCCAGCCTGAACAAGCTGACTGTTCAGGGCTCCAACAGCCGCCGATCTCAGTCTTCCTCCCTGCTGGACATGGGCAACATGTCTGCCTCCGACATGGATGTGGCCGACAGGACCAAGTTTGATAAG ATATTTGAGCAGGTCCTCAGTGAGCTGGAGCCTCTGTGTCTCGCAGAACAAGACTTCATCAGCAAGTTCTTTAAACTGCAGCAGCACCAGACCGTTTTGCCGCCTCTCGCACAG CCTGAAACAGAAGAGGCGGATGGAAGCGTCCCGTCAAGAATGCCTCCTCAGGCTGACCACCGACACTCCTTATCATCTGA GAAAGACATGGTTCGGCTGATGATGAATAAAATCTTCCAGAGCATCGAACCCGAACTCAACAGCCTGATCGCCCTGGGCGACAAGATCGACAGCTTCCACTCACTGTACATGCTGGTGAAGATGAGTCACCACGTGTGGACAGCTGAGAACGTTGATCCAGCCTCTTTCCTCAGCACCACCCTGGGAAATGTGCTGGTCACCGTAAAGAGGAACTTTGACAAATGCATT TCAGGTCAGATTAAACAGATGGAAGAAGTGAAGATTTCGAAGAAAAGCAAAGTTGGGATCCTGCCTTTTGTCACAAGATTCGAGGAGTTTGCAGAACTGGCTGAGACGATCTTCCGTAACGCAGAGCGCAGAGGGGACCTGGATAAAGCCTATGTGAAGCTGATCAGAGCTGTTTTCATGAATG TGGAGAAAGTTGCCAGCGAAAGCCAGAAAACGCCCCGGGACGTCGTCATGATGGAAAACTTCCACCACATCTTTTCTACGTTATCGCGCCTAAAGATTTCCTGCCTGGACGCAGAGAGACGCGAGGCCAAGCACAAATACACAGACCACCTGCAGTCTTATGTAATCAACTCCCTTGGTCAGCCACTGGAGAAGCTCAAT CATTTCTTTGAAGGGGTGGAGGCACGTGTGGCTCAGGGCGTACGTGAGGAGGAGGTGAGCTACCAGCTGGCTTTCAACAAACAGGAGCTGCGCAAGGTCATCAAAGAGTATCCCGGTAAGGAGGTGAAAAAGGGTCTGGACAACCTTTACAAAAAGGTGGACAAACATCTGTGTGAGGAAGAAAGTTTGCTGCAG GTGGTGTGGCACTCCATGCAAGATGAGTTTATCCGTCAGTATAAGCACTTTGAAGGTTTGATAGGGAGGTGTTATCCTGGTTCTGGGATCACCATGGAGTTCACCATCCAAGACATGTTGGAGTATTTCTCCAGCATTGCCCAGTCCCATTAG
- the exoc1 gene encoding exocyst complex component 1 isoform X1: MTAIKHALQRDIFTPNDERLLGIVNVCKAGKKKKNCFLCATVTTERPVQVKVVKVKKSDKGDFYKRQQAWELRDLTVVDAKDASKENPEFDLHFEKVYKWLASSTAEKNSFISCIWKLNQRYLRKKLEFVNVSSQLLEELPKAEESVPSGESQSVAGGDEDALEEYQELSAREEQDIESMMEMCEFAVSNAEAFAEKLFKELQVLDGANIQSIMASEKQVNILMQLLDEALAEVDTIEGKLSSYEEMLQSVKDQMDQISQSNRLIQISNTNNGKLLDEIQFLVNYMDLSKGHIRALQEGDLTSPRGIEACISASEALLQCMNVALRPGHEQLAAVNQQQKLFAELRDTFARRLTNHLNNVFVHQGHDQSSTLSQNTAELTLPKHSPLHRDLLRYAKLMEWLKNTHREKYEGLSRTYVDYMNRLYEREIKDFFEVAKIKMAGTSKEAKGKFATLPRKESALKQETESLHGSSGKLTGSTSSLNKLTVQGSNSRRSQSSSLLDMGNMSASDMDVADRTKFDKIFEQVLSELEPLCLAEQDFISKFFKLQQHQTVLPPLAQPETEEADGSVPSRMPPQADHRHSLSSEKDMVRLMMNKIFQSIEPELNSLIALGDKIDSFHSLYMLVKMSHHVWTAENVDPASFLSTTLGNVLVTVKRNFDKCISGQIKQMEEVKISKKSKVGILPFVTRFEEFAELAETIFRNAERRGDLDKAYVKLIRAVFMNVEKVASESQKTPRDVVMMENFHHIFSTLSRLKISCLDAERREAKHKYTDHLQSYVINSLGQPLEKLNHFFEGVEARVAQGVREEEVSYQLAFNKQELRKVIKEYPGKEVKKGLDNLYKKVDKHLCEEESLLQVVWHSMQDEFIRQYKHFEGLIGRCYPGSGITMEFTIQDMLEYFSSIAQSH; encoded by the exons ATGACAGCCATCAAGCACGCTCTCCAGAGGGACATCTTCACGCCCAACGATGAGCGTCTCCTCGGGATAGTAAACGTCTGCAAggcaggaaagaaaaagaaaaactgcttcCTGTGCGCCACAG TCACCACGGAAAGGCCTGTACAAGTTAAAGTGgttaaagtgaaaaaatctgacaaaggCGACTTCTACAAGAGGCAGCAGGCGTGGGAACTCCGAGACCTGACAGTAGTGGATGCTAAAGATGCAAGCAAG GAGAATCCTGAGTTTGATCTCCATTTCGAGAAGGTCTACAAGTGGTTGGCTAGCAGCACAGCAGAGAAGAACTCCTTCATTTCCTGTATTTGGAAGCTGAACCAGCGTTATCTGAGGAAGAAGCTGGAGTTTGTCAATGTCAGTTCTCAGCTTCTTGAAG AACTTCCTAAAGCGGAAG agtcGGTGCCGAGCGGTGAGAGTCAGAGCGTTGCAGGCGGTGACGAAGATGCCCTGGAAGAGTACCAGGAGCTCAGCGCGCGTGAGGAGCAGGACATCGAGAGCATGATGGAGATGTGCGAGTTTGCCGTCTCCAACGCGGAAGCTTTCGCAGAGAAGCTCTTTAAggagctgcaggttttagaCGGG GCCAACATTCAGTCCATCATGGCATCGGAGAAGCAGGTGAACATCCTGATGCAGCTCCTGGACGAGGCTCTGGCCGAGGTTGACACCATCGAGGGGAAGCTGAGCAGCTACGAGGAGATGCTGCAGAGCGTCAAGGACCAGATGGACCAGATCTCTCAGAGCAACCGCCTCATTCAGATTAGCAACACCAACAACGGCAAGCTGCTGGACGAGATCCAGTTTTTAGTG AACTACATGGACTTGTCAAAGGGACACATCAGGGCCTTGCAGGAGGGAGACCTGACCTCGCCTAGAGGTATAGAGGCGTGCATCAGTGCCTCTGAAGCTCTGCTGCAGTGCATGAATGTGGCTCTACGGCCAG GCCATGAGCAGCTGGCGGCCGTTAACCAGCAGCAGAAGCTGTTCGCTGAGCTGAGAGATACTTTTGCTCGTCGCCTCACCAATCATCTCAATAATGTGTTTGTTCACCAG GGGCACGATCAGAGCTCCACCTTGTCTCAGAACACGGCAGAACTGACCCTGCCCAAACACAGCCCCCTCCACAGGGACCTGCTACGCTACGCCAAGCTGATGGAGTGGCTGAAGAACACCCACAGGGAGAAGTACGAAGGCCTGTCGAGG ACTTATGTCGATTACATGAACCGACTGTATGAGAGGGAAATCAAAGACTTCTTCGAAGTTGCCAAAATAAAGATGGCGGGTACATCCAAGGAAGCAAAGGGCAAGTTTG CCACGCTTCCTCGGAAAGAGAGTGCGCTCAAACAGGAAACGGAAA GCCTGCATGGCAGCTCTGGGAAGCTTACAGGCTCCACCTCCAGCCTGAACAAGCTGACTGTTCAGGGCTCCAACAGCCGCCGATCTCAGTCTTCCTCCCTGCTGGACATGGGCAACATGTCTGCCTCCGACATGGATGTGGCCGACAGGACCAAGTTTGATAAG ATATTTGAGCAGGTCCTCAGTGAGCTGGAGCCTCTGTGTCTCGCAGAACAAGACTTCATCAGCAAGTTCTTTAAACTGCAGCAGCACCAGACCGTTTTGCCGCCTCTCGCACAG CCTGAAACAGAAGAGGCGGATGGAAGCGTCCCGTCAAGAATGCCTCCTCAGGCTGACCACCGACACTCCTTATCATCTGA GAAAGACATGGTTCGGCTGATGATGAATAAAATCTTCCAGAGCATCGAACCCGAACTCAACAGCCTGATCGCCCTGGGCGACAAGATCGACAGCTTCCACTCACTGTACATGCTGGTGAAGATGAGTCACCACGTGTGGACAGCTGAGAACGTTGATCCAGCCTCTTTCCTCAGCACCACCCTGGGAAATGTGCTGGTCACCGTAAAGAGGAACTTTGACAAATGCATT TCAGGTCAGATTAAACAGATGGAAGAAGTGAAGATTTCGAAGAAAAGCAAAGTTGGGATCCTGCCTTTTGTCACAAGATTCGAGGAGTTTGCAGAACTGGCTGAGACGATCTTCCGTAACGCAGAGCGCAGAGGGGACCTGGATAAAGCCTATGTGAAGCTGATCAGAGCTGTTTTCATGAATG TGGAGAAAGTTGCCAGCGAAAGCCAGAAAACGCCCCGGGACGTCGTCATGATGGAAAACTTCCACCACATCTTTTCTACGTTATCGCGCCTAAAGATTTCCTGCCTGGACGCAGAGAGACGCGAGGCCAAGCACAAATACACAGACCACCTGCAGTCTTATGTAATCAACTCCCTTGGTCAGCCACTGGAGAAGCTCAAT CATTTCTTTGAAGGGGTGGAGGCACGTGTGGCTCAGGGCGTACGTGAGGAGGAGGTGAGCTACCAGCTGGCTTTCAACAAACAGGAGCTGCGCAAGGTCATCAAAGAGTATCCCGGTAAGGAGGTGAAAAAGGGTCTGGACAACCTTTACAAAAAGGTGGACAAACATCTGTGTGAGGAAGAAAGTTTGCTGCAG GTGGTGTGGCACTCCATGCAAGATGAGTTTATCCGTCAGTATAAGCACTTTGAAGGTTTGATAGGGAGGTGTTATCCTGGTTCTGGGATCACCATGGAGTTCACCATCCAAGACATGTTGGAGTATTTCTCCAGCATTGCCCAGTCCCATTAG
- the exoc1 gene encoding exocyst complex component 1 isoform X2 — protein MTAIKHALQRDIFTPNDERLLGIVNVCKAGKKKKNCFLCATVTTERPVQVKVVKVKKSDKGDFYKRQQAWELRDLTVVDAKDASKENPEFDLHFEKVYKWLASSTAEKNSFISCIWKLNQRYLRKKLEFVNVSSQLLEESVPSGESQSVAGGDEDALEEYQELSAREEQDIESMMEMCEFAVSNAEAFAEKLFKELQVLDGANIQSIMASEKQVNILMQLLDEALAEVDTIEGKLSSYEEMLQSVKDQMDQISQSNRLIQISNTNNGKLLDEIQFLVNYMDLSKGHIRALQEGDLTSPRGIEACISASEALLQCMNVALRPGHEQLAAVNQQQKLFAELRDTFARRLTNHLNNVFVHQGHDQSSTLSQNTAELTLPKHSPLHRDLLRYAKLMEWLKNTHREKYEGLSRTYVDYMNRLYEREIKDFFEVAKIKMAGTSKEAKGKFATLPRKESALKQETESLHGSSGKLTGSTSSLNKLTVQGSNSRRSQSSSLLDMGNMSASDMDVADRTKFDKIFEQVLSELEPLCLAEQDFISKFFKLQQHQTVLPPLAQPETEEADGSVPSRMPPQADHRHSLSSEKDMVRLMMNKIFQSIEPELNSLIALGDKIDSFHSLYMLVKMSHHVWTAENVDPASFLSTTLGNVLVTVKRNFDKCISGQIKQMEEVKISKKSKVGILPFVTRFEEFAELAETIFRNAERRGDLDKAYVKLIRAVFMNVEKVASESQKTPRDVVMMENFHHIFSTLSRLKISCLDAERREAKHKYTDHLQSYVINSLGQPLEKLNHFFEGVEARVAQGVREEEVSYQLAFNKQELRKVIKEYPGKEVKKGLDNLYKKVDKHLCEEESLLQVVWHSMQDEFIRQYKHFEGLIGRCYPGSGITMEFTIQDMLEYFSSIAQSH, from the exons ATGACAGCCATCAAGCACGCTCTCCAGAGGGACATCTTCACGCCCAACGATGAGCGTCTCCTCGGGATAGTAAACGTCTGCAAggcaggaaagaaaaagaaaaactgcttcCTGTGCGCCACAG TCACCACGGAAAGGCCTGTACAAGTTAAAGTGgttaaagtgaaaaaatctgacaaaggCGACTTCTACAAGAGGCAGCAGGCGTGGGAACTCCGAGACCTGACAGTAGTGGATGCTAAAGATGCAAGCAAG GAGAATCCTGAGTTTGATCTCCATTTCGAGAAGGTCTACAAGTGGTTGGCTAGCAGCACAGCAGAGAAGAACTCCTTCATTTCCTGTATTTGGAAGCTGAACCAGCGTTATCTGAGGAAGAAGCTGGAGTTTGTCAATGTCAGTTCTCAGCTTCTTGAAG agtcGGTGCCGAGCGGTGAGAGTCAGAGCGTTGCAGGCGGTGACGAAGATGCCCTGGAAGAGTACCAGGAGCTCAGCGCGCGTGAGGAGCAGGACATCGAGAGCATGATGGAGATGTGCGAGTTTGCCGTCTCCAACGCGGAAGCTTTCGCAGAGAAGCTCTTTAAggagctgcaggttttagaCGGG GCCAACATTCAGTCCATCATGGCATCGGAGAAGCAGGTGAACATCCTGATGCAGCTCCTGGACGAGGCTCTGGCCGAGGTTGACACCATCGAGGGGAAGCTGAGCAGCTACGAGGAGATGCTGCAGAGCGTCAAGGACCAGATGGACCAGATCTCTCAGAGCAACCGCCTCATTCAGATTAGCAACACCAACAACGGCAAGCTGCTGGACGAGATCCAGTTTTTAGTG AACTACATGGACTTGTCAAAGGGACACATCAGGGCCTTGCAGGAGGGAGACCTGACCTCGCCTAGAGGTATAGAGGCGTGCATCAGTGCCTCTGAAGCTCTGCTGCAGTGCATGAATGTGGCTCTACGGCCAG GCCATGAGCAGCTGGCGGCCGTTAACCAGCAGCAGAAGCTGTTCGCTGAGCTGAGAGATACTTTTGCTCGTCGCCTCACCAATCATCTCAATAATGTGTTTGTTCACCAG GGGCACGATCAGAGCTCCACCTTGTCTCAGAACACGGCAGAACTGACCCTGCCCAAACACAGCCCCCTCCACAGGGACCTGCTACGCTACGCCAAGCTGATGGAGTGGCTGAAGAACACCCACAGGGAGAAGTACGAAGGCCTGTCGAGG ACTTATGTCGATTACATGAACCGACTGTATGAGAGGGAAATCAAAGACTTCTTCGAAGTTGCCAAAATAAAGATGGCGGGTACATCCAAGGAAGCAAAGGGCAAGTTTG CCACGCTTCCTCGGAAAGAGAGTGCGCTCAAACAGGAAACGGAAA GCCTGCATGGCAGCTCTGGGAAGCTTACAGGCTCCACCTCCAGCCTGAACAAGCTGACTGTTCAGGGCTCCAACAGCCGCCGATCTCAGTCTTCCTCCCTGCTGGACATGGGCAACATGTCTGCCTCCGACATGGATGTGGCCGACAGGACCAAGTTTGATAAG ATATTTGAGCAGGTCCTCAGTGAGCTGGAGCCTCTGTGTCTCGCAGAACAAGACTTCATCAGCAAGTTCTTTAAACTGCAGCAGCACCAGACCGTTTTGCCGCCTCTCGCACAG CCTGAAACAGAAGAGGCGGATGGAAGCGTCCCGTCAAGAATGCCTCCTCAGGCTGACCACCGACACTCCTTATCATCTGA GAAAGACATGGTTCGGCTGATGATGAATAAAATCTTCCAGAGCATCGAACCCGAACTCAACAGCCTGATCGCCCTGGGCGACAAGATCGACAGCTTCCACTCACTGTACATGCTGGTGAAGATGAGTCACCACGTGTGGACAGCTGAGAACGTTGATCCAGCCTCTTTCCTCAGCACCACCCTGGGAAATGTGCTGGTCACCGTAAAGAGGAACTTTGACAAATGCATT TCAGGTCAGATTAAACAGATGGAAGAAGTGAAGATTTCGAAGAAAAGCAAAGTTGGGATCCTGCCTTTTGTCACAAGATTCGAGGAGTTTGCAGAACTGGCTGAGACGATCTTCCGTAACGCAGAGCGCAGAGGGGACCTGGATAAAGCCTATGTGAAGCTGATCAGAGCTGTTTTCATGAATG TGGAGAAAGTTGCCAGCGAAAGCCAGAAAACGCCCCGGGACGTCGTCATGATGGAAAACTTCCACCACATCTTTTCTACGTTATCGCGCCTAAAGATTTCCTGCCTGGACGCAGAGAGACGCGAGGCCAAGCACAAATACACAGACCACCTGCAGTCTTATGTAATCAACTCCCTTGGTCAGCCACTGGAGAAGCTCAAT CATTTCTTTGAAGGGGTGGAGGCACGTGTGGCTCAGGGCGTACGTGAGGAGGAGGTGAGCTACCAGCTGGCTTTCAACAAACAGGAGCTGCGCAAGGTCATCAAAGAGTATCCCGGTAAGGAGGTGAAAAAGGGTCTGGACAACCTTTACAAAAAGGTGGACAAACATCTGTGTGAGGAAGAAAGTTTGCTGCAG GTGGTGTGGCACTCCATGCAAGATGAGTTTATCCGTCAGTATAAGCACTTTGAAGGTTTGATAGGGAGGTGTTATCCTGGTTCTGGGATCACCATGGAGTTCACCATCCAAGACATGTTGGAGTATTTCTCCAGCATTGCCCAGTCCCATTAG
- the exoc1 gene encoding exocyst complex component 1 isoform X3, producing MTAIKHALQRDIFTPNDERLLGIVNVCKAGKKKKNCFLCATVTTERPVQVKVVKVKKSDKGDFYKRQQAWELRDLTVVDAKDASKENPEFDLHFEKVYKWLASSTAEKNSFISCIWKLNQRYLRKKLEFVNVSSQLLEELPKAEESVPSGESQSVAGGDEDALEEYQELSAREEQDIESMMEMCEFAVSNAEAFAEKLFKELQVLDGANIQSIMASEKQVNILMQLLDEALAEVDTIEGKLSSYEEMLQSVKDQMDQISQSNRLIQISNTNNGKLLDEIQFLVNYMDLSKGHIRALQEGDLTSPRGIEACISASEALLQCMNVALRPGHEQLAAVNQQQKLFAELRDTFARRLTNHLNNVFVHQGHDQSSTLSQNTAELTLPKHSPLHRDLLRYAKLMEWLKNTHREKYEGLSRTYVDYMNRLYEREIKDFFEVAKIKMAGTSKEAKGKFGLHGSSGKLTGSTSSLNKLTVQGSNSRRSQSSSLLDMGNMSASDMDVADRTKFDKIFEQVLSELEPLCLAEQDFISKFFKLQQHQTVLPPLAQPETEEADGSVPSRMPPQADHRHSLSSEKDMVRLMMNKIFQSIEPELNSLIALGDKIDSFHSLYMLVKMSHHVWTAENVDPASFLSTTLGNVLVTVKRNFDKCISGQIKQMEEVKISKKSKVGILPFVTRFEEFAELAETIFRNAERRGDLDKAYVKLIRAVFMNVEKVASESQKTPRDVVMMENFHHIFSTLSRLKISCLDAERREAKHKYTDHLQSYVINSLGQPLEKLNHFFEGVEARVAQGVREEEVSYQLAFNKQELRKVIKEYPGKEVKKGLDNLYKKVDKHLCEEESLLQVVWHSMQDEFIRQYKHFEGLIGRCYPGSGITMEFTIQDMLEYFSSIAQSH from the exons ATGACAGCCATCAAGCACGCTCTCCAGAGGGACATCTTCACGCCCAACGATGAGCGTCTCCTCGGGATAGTAAACGTCTGCAAggcaggaaagaaaaagaaaaactgcttcCTGTGCGCCACAG TCACCACGGAAAGGCCTGTACAAGTTAAAGTGgttaaagtgaaaaaatctgacaaaggCGACTTCTACAAGAGGCAGCAGGCGTGGGAACTCCGAGACCTGACAGTAGTGGATGCTAAAGATGCAAGCAAG GAGAATCCTGAGTTTGATCTCCATTTCGAGAAGGTCTACAAGTGGTTGGCTAGCAGCACAGCAGAGAAGAACTCCTTCATTTCCTGTATTTGGAAGCTGAACCAGCGTTATCTGAGGAAGAAGCTGGAGTTTGTCAATGTCAGTTCTCAGCTTCTTGAAG AACTTCCTAAAGCGGAAG agtcGGTGCCGAGCGGTGAGAGTCAGAGCGTTGCAGGCGGTGACGAAGATGCCCTGGAAGAGTACCAGGAGCTCAGCGCGCGTGAGGAGCAGGACATCGAGAGCATGATGGAGATGTGCGAGTTTGCCGTCTCCAACGCGGAAGCTTTCGCAGAGAAGCTCTTTAAggagctgcaggttttagaCGGG GCCAACATTCAGTCCATCATGGCATCGGAGAAGCAGGTGAACATCCTGATGCAGCTCCTGGACGAGGCTCTGGCCGAGGTTGACACCATCGAGGGGAAGCTGAGCAGCTACGAGGAGATGCTGCAGAGCGTCAAGGACCAGATGGACCAGATCTCTCAGAGCAACCGCCTCATTCAGATTAGCAACACCAACAACGGCAAGCTGCTGGACGAGATCCAGTTTTTAGTG AACTACATGGACTTGTCAAAGGGACACATCAGGGCCTTGCAGGAGGGAGACCTGACCTCGCCTAGAGGTATAGAGGCGTGCATCAGTGCCTCTGAAGCTCTGCTGCAGTGCATGAATGTGGCTCTACGGCCAG GCCATGAGCAGCTGGCGGCCGTTAACCAGCAGCAGAAGCTGTTCGCTGAGCTGAGAGATACTTTTGCTCGTCGCCTCACCAATCATCTCAATAATGTGTTTGTTCACCAG GGGCACGATCAGAGCTCCACCTTGTCTCAGAACACGGCAGAACTGACCCTGCCCAAACACAGCCCCCTCCACAGGGACCTGCTACGCTACGCCAAGCTGATGGAGTGGCTGAAGAACACCCACAGGGAGAAGTACGAAGGCCTGTCGAGG ACTTATGTCGATTACATGAACCGACTGTATGAGAGGGAAATCAAAGACTTCTTCGAAGTTGCCAAAATAAAGATGGCGGGTACATCCAAGGAAGCAAAGGGCAAGTTTG GCCTGCATGGCAGCTCTGGGAAGCTTACAGGCTCCACCTCCAGCCTGAACAAGCTGACTGTTCAGGGCTCCAACAGCCGCCGATCTCAGTCTTCCTCCCTGCTGGACATGGGCAACATGTCTGCCTCCGACATGGATGTGGCCGACAGGACCAAGTTTGATAAG ATATTTGAGCAGGTCCTCAGTGAGCTGGAGCCTCTGTGTCTCGCAGAACAAGACTTCATCAGCAAGTTCTTTAAACTGCAGCAGCACCAGACCGTTTTGCCGCCTCTCGCACAG CCTGAAACAGAAGAGGCGGATGGAAGCGTCCCGTCAAGAATGCCTCCTCAGGCTGACCACCGACACTCCTTATCATCTGA GAAAGACATGGTTCGGCTGATGATGAATAAAATCTTCCAGAGCATCGAACCCGAACTCAACAGCCTGATCGCCCTGGGCGACAAGATCGACAGCTTCCACTCACTGTACATGCTGGTGAAGATGAGTCACCACGTGTGGACAGCTGAGAACGTTGATCCAGCCTCTTTCCTCAGCACCACCCTGGGAAATGTGCTGGTCACCGTAAAGAGGAACTTTGACAAATGCATT TCAGGTCAGATTAAACAGATGGAAGAAGTGAAGATTTCGAAGAAAAGCAAAGTTGGGATCCTGCCTTTTGTCACAAGATTCGAGGAGTTTGCAGAACTGGCTGAGACGATCTTCCGTAACGCAGAGCGCAGAGGGGACCTGGATAAAGCCTATGTGAAGCTGATCAGAGCTGTTTTCATGAATG TGGAGAAAGTTGCCAGCGAAAGCCAGAAAACGCCCCGGGACGTCGTCATGATGGAAAACTTCCACCACATCTTTTCTACGTTATCGCGCCTAAAGATTTCCTGCCTGGACGCAGAGAGACGCGAGGCCAAGCACAAATACACAGACCACCTGCAGTCTTATGTAATCAACTCCCTTGGTCAGCCACTGGAGAAGCTCAAT CATTTCTTTGAAGGGGTGGAGGCACGTGTGGCTCAGGGCGTACGTGAGGAGGAGGTGAGCTACCAGCTGGCTTTCAACAAACAGGAGCTGCGCAAGGTCATCAAAGAGTATCCCGGTAAGGAGGTGAAAAAGGGTCTGGACAACCTTTACAAAAAGGTGGACAAACATCTGTGTGAGGAAGAAAGTTTGCTGCAG GTGGTGTGGCACTCCATGCAAGATGAGTTTATCCGTCAGTATAAGCACTTTGAAGGTTTGATAGGGAGGTGTTATCCTGGTTCTGGGATCACCATGGAGTTCACCATCCAAGACATGTTGGAGTATTTCTCCAGCATTGCCCAGTCCCATTAG